The proteins below come from a single Podarcis muralis chromosome 8, rPodMur119.hap1.1, whole genome shotgun sequence genomic window:
- the PSMG4 gene encoding proteasome assembly chaperone 4, with product MEELPEPGEEAAEPVSAMGAAGERISVHNFCGRLSEQLVHFHAMRLRDSLFLWVGEEPKLGNLAVAMCTPRDSIPASTLLFGDSSNSTSNSLAQKLASKTKKQIFVSYNIQNTDSSFTLLVENRIKEEMAIFPDKF from the exons ATGGAGGAGCTGCCGGAACCGGGCGAAGAGGCCGCCGAGCCGGTCTCGGCTATGGGGGCGGCGGGCGAGCGGATCTCGGTGCACAACTTCTGCGGGCGCCTGTCGGAGCAGCTGGTGCACTTCCACGCCATGCGCCTGCGGGACTCGCTCTTCCTCTGGGTCGGGGAAGAGCCCAAACTCGGCAACCTGGCCGTGGCCATGTGCACCCCGCGC gACTCCATTCCAGCGTCTACCTTACTCTTTGGCGACTCCTCCAATAGCACCTCCAATTCACTAGCCCAAAAATTAG ccagcaaGACGAAAAAGCAGATTTTTGTCAGCTATAATATTCAGAACACAGACAGCAGCTTCACGCTACTTGTGGAAAACCGAATCAAGGAGGAAATGGCAATATTTCCAGACAAGTTTTAG